In one Thermanaerovibrio velox DSM 12556 genomic region, the following are encoded:
- a CDS encoding nucleoside kinase — MGFNVSVVGFGDMVCEMPLTGSELLSLSRVEGGHQVVACRVNHYLRPLSWVIDGPSEVQFVDTGSFEGMEVYRRTLSFLLVMACKRALGQDVIIRHSMSDGYYCELVGGEASEDDVRAVKAEMDRLIGLNIPIHREVLPLDKAKAVFERQGNLDKARLLKWTAVDPVVTYRCAETYGYFYAPLASSTGQVKVFDLLYYPPGMVLQFPTVSFPDRIPPFQAPKSLAEVFIEYSQWLDVLGVTTMDSIHERVASGRGLELILVSEALHGEALARVAREICERGQIKLVCLAGPSGSGKTTTAKRLQVQLQVCGKRPVAISLDDYFVDREKTPRDENGDYDFEALEALDLDAINRDLSDLMEGKEVQLPKFDFITGRRKPGKRLKITGDDVIIIEGIHGLNERLTRSIPDEMKYKIFVSPLTGVSLDRHNRTSTTDNRLLRRLVRDHRVRGHSPESTLLRWPSVIRGSHRHIFPYQAVADVMFNTALVYELPVLKGYAEPLLRAVPEESPAYGEAQRLLSMLRFVPFIPSDNVPNLSILREFIGGSCFED, encoded by the coding sequence ATGGGGTTTAACGTGAGCGTCGTAGGCTTCGGGGATATGGTCTGTGAGATGCCCCTTACGGGATCTGAGCTCCTGTCCCTGTCCAGGGTGGAGGGAGGTCATCAGGTGGTGGCCTGCAGGGTCAACCACTACCTTCGTCCCTTGAGCTGGGTCATCGACGGACCCTCGGAGGTGCAGTTCGTTGACACCGGCAGCTTCGAGGGGATGGAGGTTTACCGCAGGACCCTGAGCTTCCTCCTGGTGATGGCCTGCAAGAGGGCGCTTGGACAGGACGTGATAATAAGGCACTCCATGAGCGACGGTTACTACTGCGAGCTCGTGGGAGGCGAGGCCTCGGAGGACGACGTAAGGGCCGTGAAGGCCGAGATGGACCGCCTAATAGGGCTCAACATTCCAATACACCGGGAGGTCCTGCCCCTCGACAAGGCGAAGGCGGTCTTTGAGCGTCAGGGCAACCTTGACAAGGCGAGGCTTCTCAAGTGGACCGCCGTTGACCCGGTGGTGACCTACCGGTGCGCCGAGACTTACGGCTACTTCTACGCTCCCCTGGCCTCCAGCACCGGACAGGTCAAGGTCTTCGACCTGCTCTACTACCCGCCGGGCATGGTCCTCCAATTCCCCACCGTGTCCTTCCCGGACCGCATCCCCCCCTTCCAGGCCCCGAAGAGCCTGGCGGAGGTCTTCATAGAGTACTCCCAGTGGCTCGATGTGCTGGGGGTCACAACCATGGACAGCATCCATGAGCGGGTTGCCTCCGGCAGGGGGCTGGAGCTGATACTGGTCTCCGAGGCCCTCCACGGGGAGGCCTTGGCCCGGGTGGCCAGGGAGATATGCGAGAGAGGACAGATCAAACTGGTCTGCCTCGCGGGACCCTCGGGCTCCGGCAAGACCACCACCGCCAAAAGGCTTCAGGTGCAGCTGCAGGTGTGCGGCAAGAGGCCGGTGGCCATATCCCTGGACGACTACTTTGTGGACCGGGAAAAGACCCCCAGGGACGAGAACGGGGATTACGACTTCGAGGCCCTGGAGGCCCTGGACCTTGACGCCATAAACCGGGATCTGTCGGACCTCATGGAGGGCAAGGAGGTTCAGCTGCCCAAGTTCGACTTCATAACCGGCAGGAGAAAACCCGGCAAGCGCCTTAAGATAACCGGGGACGACGTGATAATAATAGAGGGCATACACGGGCTCAACGAAAGGCTCACCAGGTCCATACCGGATGAGATGAAGTATAAGATCTTCGTGTCCCCCCTAACCGGGGTGAGCCTGGACAGGCACAACAGGACCAGCACCACCGACAACCGCCTGCTGCGGCGGCTGGTAAGGGACCATCGGGTGAGGGGACACTCCCCGGAGAGCACGCTCCTCCGGTGGCCCTCGGTCATAAGGGGTTCCCACCGGCACATCTTCCCCTATCAGGCGGTGGCGGACGTGATGTTCAACACCGCCTTGGTGTACGAGCTGCCGGTGCTCAAGGGCTACGCGGAGCCCCTGCTAAGGGCGGTGCCCGAGGAGTCCCCCGCCTACGGAGAGGCCCAGCGGCTTCTGTCCATGCTCAGGTTCGTCCCATTCATCCCGTCGGATAACGTGCCCAACCTGTCCATACTGAGGGAGTTCATCGGGGGAAGCTGCTTCGAGGATTAG
- a CDS encoding hydrogenase expression protein HypA/HybF: MRRFRCVSCKHEFQVEGKEPVTRCPKCFDKFLQLLEGDPIKGKPWGSKSYSVKR; this comes from the coding sequence GTGCGTCGTTTTCGCTGCGTGAGCTGCAAACACGAGTTCCAGGTGGAGGGCAAGGAGCCGGTCACCCGGTGTCCCAAGTGCTTCGACAAGTTCCTCCAGCTCCTGGAGGGGGACCCCATAAAGGGTAAGCCCTGGGGCAGCAAGAGCTACAGCGTGAAGCGCTAG